In Huiozyma naganishii CBS 8797 chromosome 5, complete genome, the genomic window ACATGTGACAAttctttctcaaaatcGACAAAAAACGAGCTAGCATACGTCAACTTTGTCTTAAACATCTCATTCTGATCTAACCCTACCATTAGACTGAAGGTTATTCAGCGGACTAACCTGAACTCATAGCTTAAAAAGAGGGAGTTGAGCTATTGACAAAGTTTACGCTTCAACCATTCATTTAATCCACCTATCATCACTGTCGGTACAAGACATGTGCTTATTTATTGCATCTCTACATACTTGTCTGTAGCTACAACCGAAGCTTCTACAGAGCTGTTATCCAGCGATGcttgtctttttttgttgttacGTGAATCATGCAGATTTTGGATATATAGAAATTATTTCAGGAGGAGAGGATAAGTATACCCTTATTACCTCATTAAATGCAAATATGTATAGTAGATTCGGGGAATAAAACTTTGGGGAACAATCCTCTGGAGACCATGTCTTCAGGGAAAATGGTACTCCTTTCTCTCATAAAGTTGgaaacttcttggagaaaaaagagaatattAATTGTGGAAAGCTTTCTACAGCGAAACCTGGGAAAAGGCAAAGGTCTTCACGTCGAACATTTCCTAGTCGACCCTTATAACTGAAGATTTTTGCTTTAATGCTTCCTTGATGATGACTATTTTCTCCATGAAATTACTTTCTGGGTAACTGGGGATTGTACCATACTTCAAAACTTCTACCAGGGGATACGTCAAACTTTCATGAGATGGGGAAATATACGTGACCAGTTTCCCACCTTCTGAGATTGCCAGTTTGTGGTgatctttgaagttgaactGGAAAGTACCATCGCTTAACTCAAACATGACAAATGTTTTGTATCTCGTGTACCTTCTTAAAAAGACGTCATCCTTGTGATACTCTTCCCTTCCAAATGTTGAAACCCTGCTCAAGTTTGCCTTCAtgtactttgaaaaaaaatcaacCACCTCCAAGTGTCTCAAAAGCTCCTGTGGTTTTTCCTTCAGTAAGTAATGACTTGCAACCCAACCTTCACTTTTATCATAACTAATATACCAAAACTCTTCCGCATCTGCCAAGCGAAGGACTGTGCAGCcgttgttgaacaaaacCCCAATATCTTCCGTGGACAATTGGTAAGAAAACCCGTGTTTGTTGGAGTAGTCTACCCATTTAGTAACAATCATTGGATGCTTGATAGGAGGTAATCTAGAAGGTGGTAACCCGCCCATCTTTTTCTGTGCCTCTGCCTCCAGGATACCGTTGAGAGTCAAACTGCATTCACTGGCCAATATTCTTAGAGATATCTCCGATTTGATGACGTTTGTCGAGTTAGCTACCAGgtctttcttcaaagttgcCTGTTTTGCTCTTCTTATTCTCGATTCCCTGGCCAAGTCGTTTAGCTTTCTTTGTGCGTCTAGATCGACAATTTCTTGGTATTTATTTCTAGTATCGCCAGGTGACAGGGATTGCGGCAGTATAGTACTTGGTCTGTAATATGAGGAGCCAAGTTTGTCGACATCTTCCGGAAGTTGCTGTATGGATACCTGCTGCCAGTCCTTTGCCTTGTTCAACAGACCGGATCTCTCCagacagttttgaaagttaaTGTAGGACTCTTCTGCTGATATTATTTGTTCATAGTTTGGGTCCTCCGACATTACCGTACTCAGGGTGCACGATGGGAAAATACCTCTAAACCACACGTAGTCTATTATTTCTTCGATGGAAGGTCTTTCTAGAGGGTCAGTGGATAAAATATCGTGGATCAAAGTTTTCGCCTCGTTTGAGATGTATTTATCTTTGGGGAATGCGAAGTCGCGGTTTTTGATCCTTTCGTATATCATGTTGACATCCTTAGATTGGAAAGGTGGTTTGCCGATTAGTAAAGCGTATATCATCACACCAATGGACCAAATATCGACCTCGTACGAGTGTCCTGAATGTTTACCCATTAAAACTTCCGGCGCAATGTAATTGGGTGTACCGCAAACGGTGTATTTACGTTCTCTATCGTTTGCCAGGACGGCAGCGAGACCAAAATCACCAATCTTCAAGTTATAATTCTTGTCAAAGAATATATTACCCAATTTCAAATCTCTATGGATCACTCTTCTTGAATGCATGTATTTGATGGCACCACAGATTTGTGTCATAAAATATCTGACCTCTGGTTCTGTGACAgtccttcttttcttcaacaactccATCAGGGATCCATTGGGACATATTTCCAACAGGATGTACACGTTGGTATCGTCCTCAAAACAGTCGATGAATTGGACCACGTTGAAATGTCTCATACTTTTATGGATTTGAATCTCTGAAAGTAGCTTCTTTCTAGTCTTCTCGGATTTGATGGAGATCTTGGCAACGGTCTTGGCAGCAAATATCTTACCACTCTCATCTTTAATCTGGAAACAACGGGCAAACCCACCTTCCCCCAAGAAATGTCCCCTGTGGTAATCTCTCCCCCTAGTTTTGATCAAAGATGGTGGAGTCTTACACAGTGCGGACaatttttccttcttcttcttaaCAGGTGGCTGCTGGtcttgaagatgaggatTTTGTTGCTGGAAATCAACTCTTTTGTGATTACTGTGCGGCACATTCTCCTTATTTTCGAGATGTTGTGCTGACGAGTGAGCTGCATTTTTGACCGGTGTTTGAACTGCATTTGACCGTGTGTTCAATTGCCTTTCATTG contains:
- the CDC5 gene encoding polo kinase CDC5 (similar to Saccharomyces cerevisiae CDC5 (YMR001C); ancestral locus Anc_6.31), which produces MSLAPLQSINERQLNTRSNAVQTPVKNAAHSSAQHLENKENVPHSNHKRVDFQQQNPHLQDQQPPVKKKKEKLSALCKTPPSLIKTRGRDYHRGHFLGEGGFARCFQIKDESGKIFAAKTVAKISIKSEKTRKKLLSEIQIHKSMRHFNVVQFIDCFEDDTNVYILLEICPNGSLMELLKKRRTVTEPEVRYFMTQICGAIKYMHSRRVIHRDLKLGNIFFDKNYNLKIGDFGLAAVLANDRERKYTVCGTPNYIAPEVLMGKHSGHSYEVDIWSIGVMIYALLIGKPPFQSKDVNMIYERIKNRDFAFPKDKYISNEAKTLIHDILSTDPLERPSIEEIIDYVWFRGIFPSCTLSTVMSEDPNYEQIISAEESYINFQNCLERSGLLNKAKDWQQVSIQQLPEDVDKLGSSYYRPSTILPQSLSPGDTRNKYQEIVDLDAQRKLNDLARESRIRRAKQATLKKDLVANSTNVIKSEISLRILASECSLTLNGILEAEAQKKMGGLPPSRLPPIKHPMIVTKWVDYSNKHGFSYQLSTEDIGVLFNNGCTVLRLADAEEFWYISYDKSEGWVASHYLLKEKPQELLRHLEVVDFFSKYMKANLSRVSTFGREEYHKDDVFLRRYTRYKTFVMFELSDGTFQFNFKDHHKLAISEGGKLVTYISPSHESLTYPLVEVLKYGTIPSYPESNFMEKIVIIKEALKQKSSVIRVD